In Alkalihalobacillus sp. AL-G, the genomic stretch GTCTGAATTACGGTGTATCGAAATCAAAGTATAACTATATTGCTAAATTTGATGATGATGACTATTATTCAAAGCACTACTTGAAGGATAGCATTCGTACATTGAGAGAATCTCAGGCGAAGGTGGTAGGGAAAACAACCATCTATATGTACTTTGAAGAAGATCAATCTCTTCAACTGTATAACCCATACAAATATGCTCCGGATTCAGAAAAAATAAGCGAGAACCAATATGATCGGAAGGTAATGATGGGGGGAACACTTTTCTTTGAAAAGAAGATTCAAAGGGTTGTCCCTTTTCAGTCCACGAGTATAGGGGAAGATGCGAAATTTTGTGAAGATTGTCTGAACAATGATATTCCGATCTACTCCGGATCCAAGGATAATTACGTTTATATAAGAAAATCTAATGACGCCCACACATGGAAGATCCAAAACCAAAAGCTTAGACGTTTTTGCACGCATTTGATCAAGACAGATCACTTTCAAGCGTATCTCTTTGATGAATAAGTAAGGGGAGTTGACGGAAGTCACTCCCCTTTTACTAGGAATATGAGTTAAGCGACGATACGAATTGCATCGATCTTACGACAGTCTACAATAAATGGATAGTCTTCATCCAGGAACGTTACACAGCAATCTTTTTTATCAAAGCATGCGAAAACGAGGTTCGGAAATTCTTCTCCGTCGAGGATTATGTCTACAACATCTCCAGTTCGAAGATCACGTAGTTGATCACAAGCACAGCTATCACATTTGTCACGATCTCTGTCACGTACGCCTCCTACTGCGTCGTTACAGCCACAATCATTATTAAATAAACTCATAATATTTTTTCCTCCTTTAATAAATGATATATGCACCCCACAATGCATAATTAAGGGTTACTATACTATATTGCACTGGACTTCCATTTGAATGGGTCAAGACCTACAGAACGTAAAAATGTTTGTTCGCCTTGTCCGCATACAACCATTTCTCGTTGTATAGGTATGATTGTCCATACAGTTGTCCTTTGACTTCATACATATAAGTAAGTATCAATCGGTGCTTCTTTATAGTTAAAGGAGTGGAAGTATGGCCAGTACAAAACTCGTTTTTTTACGTTCCTTAATTGGAACACCGCTTACTGAAGCAATCTACGAAAGTAAATGGAGAAATAATTCTTACGAATGTTATTTTAATTGATGTCGGAATGGACTGGAGCTTATTCAGGCAAAGTGGGTCCGGTGGATTGGGAGAAGTTTGGGTCCCTAACCGGAATATTTGCGCGATCGTCGTTTAACAACCATGAGGGGAGGCCGACTGGGTCGACCCCTCTGTACTTATTACTTTTCAGAGGTGGGATGTTTTTGAGGAAGTTAAATGTTTTGTTCATTACAAAATACATGCGATCATTTATTGAAAAGAGCACATTTTATCTCGGAGAAGAATTACAAGAGTTATGTAATCTGATGTACTGGTATGAAGATGGCAATTTGCCTGATATCATTCATCAGGTTCCTGTACGGCCTGATTTTATTCTTTTTAATGATCAAAAACCGGATTATTGTCCATGGATACGCCATGTTGATAAAGTAACAATACCAAAAGGAACCCTCGTGCATGACCTTCATTATCGAATCCCGAGACGAAAAAAAATGTATCAAATAGATCAAATCGAGCATCTCTTCGTTCAATACCGTGATGCATTTTTGAAATGGTATCCGGAGTACAAAGATCAGATGATCTGGTTACCGCATCATGTGCCGCAGAACATTTTCAAGGAATATAAACAACCAAAACAAATTAACCTGCTAATGGTTGGGATCTTATTAGAGTATGTTTATCCATTAAGAGTGGCAATGCATAATCGGTTTCGTAACGAACCTGGATTTATGTATGTTCAGCACCCTGGTTATCGAAATATCCCCGAGAATAGAAAAAGTATTCCGACAGGTGTATCTTATGCAAAAATACTTAACCAATCGAAAGTTTTTTTGACATGCGATTCGATATACCAATTTCCACTATTAAAATATTTTGAAGCTGCAGCTTGTGGAACATTGCTACTTGCACCAGGATCGGAAGAGTTAAGAGAACTAGGTTTTATTGATGGGGAAACATTTGTAGACGTCAATGAAAAAACATTTTATGATAAAGCGTTGTATTTCCTACAACATGCCGAAGAACGTGAGCGTATTGCAAAAAAGGCTAAACAAATGATCCAACAAAGGCATACAACCAAAATTAGAGCAAAGCAACTTTTAACTTATATTGAACAGATTGTTTCTAAAGATAAAGGTGAAAGACATGTTTAAAAAAAAGATTCCTAAGGTCTCAATCGTCATTCCATTTTTTAATTGTCCATACATCGATCGAGCGATTCAGAGTGCATTAGATCAGTCCTACCGTAACTGTGAAGTGATCGTTGTCGATGACGGATCGACAGATCAAAGTGAACGAATCAAACCGTTCATGAGTAAAATCAATTATATACGGAAGGATAATGGCGGCACAGCTACCGCATTAAATGCGGGAATCCGTTATGCTACAGGGGAGTATTTCTCCTGGTTAAGCTCAGATGATCTCTACCATCCTGAAAAAATCGCACGTCAACTTCAGTTTATGATGGATAAAAATGCGGTTATTTGTTACGGAAACTACCATTTGATAAACGAACGAGATCGGGTTACAAATGAGTCGATCGGACTAGGATACAAAACTAAATGGCATTTTATGAGAGCGATGCGTTCTGGTTGCGTTATAAACGGTTGTACGGTGATGGCGCAGATTTCCGCAATAAAATCGGCAGGAATGTTTGATGAATCATTACCTTATACCCATGATTATGATTTATGGTTGAGGATGC encodes the following:
- a CDS encoding glycosyltransferase family 2 protein: MISVITCTNKQDCLSTILQNYMRQTWQHKELILILNNDDLDFDEWKQSLSHIPNISIYQLSQEKTLGECLNYGVSKSKYNYIAKFDDDDYYSKHYLKDSIRTLRESQAKVVGKTTIYMYFEEDQSLQLYNPYKYAPDSEKISENQYDRKVMMGGTLFFEKKIQRVVPFQSTSIGEDAKFCEDCLNNDIPIYSGSKDNYVYIRKSNDAHTWKIQNQKLRRFCTHLIKTDHFQAYLFDE
- a CDS encoding glycosyltransferase, encoding MFKKKIPKVSIVIPFFNCPYIDRAIQSALDQSYRNCEVIVVDDGSTDQSERIKPFMSKINYIRKDNGGTATALNAGIRYATGEYFSWLSSDDLYHPEKIARQLQFMMDKNAVICYGNYHLINERDRVTNESIGLGYKTKWHFMRAMRSGCVINGCTVMAQISAIKSAGMFDESLPYTHDYDLWLRMLFSYDFFYFEEPLVYYRVHGNMGSQRHKEIIPFEIRTVKRRHRDQLSRLINMNARGRQVRNLRRH
- a CDS encoding glycosyltransferase, yielding MRKLNVLFITKYMRSFIEKSTFYLGEELQELCNLMYWYEDGNLPDIIHQVPVRPDFILFNDQKPDYCPWIRHVDKVTIPKGTLVHDLHYRIPRRKKMYQIDQIEHLFVQYRDAFLKWYPEYKDQMIWLPHHVPQNIFKEYKQPKQINLLMVGILLEYVYPLRVAMHNRFRNEPGFMYVQHPGYRNIPENRKSIPTGVSYAKILNQSKVFLTCDSIYQFPLLKYFEAAACGTLLLAPGSEELRELGFIDGETFVDVNEKTFYDKALYFLQHAEERERIAKKAKQMIQQRHTTKIRAKQLLTYIEQIVSKDKGERHV